In Zalophus californianus isolate mZalCal1 chromosome 17, mZalCal1.pri.v2, whole genome shotgun sequence, one DNA window encodes the following:
- the LOC118356423 gene encoding LOW QUALITY PROTEIN: interferon lambda-4-like (The sequence of the model RefSeq protein was modified relative to this genomic sequence to represent the inferred CDS: substituted 1 base at 1 genomic stop codon) — translation MEGAGTAVGGAEMGPRGAAAVAVALWVLLTAGEAADPGVATPRRCLLSHYRSLDPRALAAVKALRDRYEEETLSXRPRNCSFRPRRDPPRPWSCARLRLVVRHLANAQAVLSRLPSPERFPGTGLTLELLAAARRDVGACLELVRPGSWSKSRRPPRRRAQTRRADSPRCHEASVIFNLLRLLTWDLKLVANSGPCL, via the exons ATGGAGGGCGCAGGCACCGCTGTCGGAG GAGCAGAGATGGGGCCGAGGGGCGCAGCCGCGGTGGCCGTGGCGCTGTGGGTCTTGCTGACGGCGGGCGAGGCGGCGGACCCTGGCGTGGCGACGCCCCGGCGCTGCCTCCTGTCACACTATCGCTCGCTGGACCCCAGGGCGCTGGCGGCCGTCAAGGCGCTGAGGGACCGCTAC GAGGAGGAGACGCTGAGCTAGCGGCCGCGCAACTGCTCCTTCCGCCCGAGGAGGGATCCTCCGCGGCCCTGG TCGTGCGCGCGCCTCCGCCTCGTGGTCCGGCACCTGGCGAACGCCCAGGCGGTGCTGAGCCGCCTGCCGAGCCCCGAGCGGTTCCCCGGCACCGGCCTGACCCTGGAGCTGCTGGCGGCCGCGCGGCGGGACGTGGGGGCCTGC CTCGAGCTGGTGCGGCCAGGCTCGTGGAGCAAGTCCCGGCGGCCACCGAGGAGGCGTGCCCAAACACGGAGAGCT GACTCGCCTCGGTGCCACGAAGCCAGCGTCATCTTCAACCTCCTGCGCCTGCTCACGTGGGACCTGAAGCTGGTGGCGAACTCGGGGCCTTGTCTCTGA